The Rhodoferax ferrireducens T118 DNA segment GGCACGGGTCAATGCCAAGCTGGCAGCGTCGAAGGTGAAACCGCGCGCAGCGTGAGTTTTTTGCTATTTAATAAATAGCTGCCCACGCTTATACGACGGGGGCTAGCAGCTGTTTTTACATAGATCCTCAAGCCAGCCAAAAACAACTAGTTTTTGTCGTAGTTCGGCGAGCGTGGCCCGTACAACATACCGTTGGCCGTACCTGCCGACAACAGGCGCGTAGTGGCAACGCCCGCAACCTGATGACTTTGATCCAGCGCAGTCGCCATCACCTGTTTGATGATGGCCGTAATCAACAACCCGGCCAATCCCCCTTGCTGCTGGCTTCGCCCCTCTTCGCTGGAGGCAGAAGCGGCGCCGGTCCACAGCAACTTGCCGGTTTTCAAGTCCACCAACTTGGCTTCGGCCGAGACGACCGAGGCACTGCTGATCACCTGGTACACCGTTCCGTACTTGCCGATTGTGATGTACAGGGCCGCATCCGCGCCAAATATCTGGCGCAACTTGTCGACCGGCGTCGCGTGCATATCAGTTGCTTGCGTCATCCCGTTTTCCTTGAAGGCTTCGGCCACCAAGGTTACGGGCATCACGTAGTAGCCGGCCTCGGCAAGTGGTCGGGTGGCATGGGACAGCACGCTGTACGAGGCCTGCACTTCAGGTGTGTTGTTCACCGGCGGCAAGATCAAAATGGAGCGTGGACGGCTTTCCTTGTACGCGGTGTAATCGAAAGGTGGTGCTTTGGTCGCGCATCCCGTCATCACGAGGAAGCTGGCGGTCACAGCCAGTACTTTAAAATATTTTTTCCAGTTCATAGGGCCTTCTCTTATTTCTTGAAATTGCGCAACAGGAAGTCCATGAATGTTTCAGATTCAGGATACTGTTTCTTTTCGGTCTGCATTTGTTGGGCAAACTGGTCCAATTTACCCTGCTGCCCATACAGCAAGCCCAGGTGAGCGTAGTAGCCCGGTGGCACAGCTCCCCCGCTGGCCTTGATCTTCTGCAAGTCTTCTTCCATGAGCTGCGTTTGCGCATCCGGACTCAGCTTGTCGGCGCGGAAGTACGCATCTACGTT contains these protein-coding regions:
- a CDS encoding DUF799 domain-containing protein, with the protein product MNWKKYFKVLAVTASFLVMTGCATKAPPFDYTAYKESRPRSILILPPVNNTPEVQASYSVLSHATRPLAEAGYYVMPVTLVAEAFKENGMTQATDMHATPVDKLRQIFGADAALYITIGKYGTVYQVISSASVVSAEAKLVDLKTGKLLWTGAASASSEEGRSQQQGGLAGLLITAIIKQVMATALDQSHQVAGVATTRLLSAGTANGMLYGPRSPNYDKN
- a CDS encoding DUF4810 domain-containing protein gives rise to the protein MSNSRSSAAAVLLVCAALGGCATKPASLYQWQGYQNNVDAYFRADKLSPDAQTQLMEEDLQKIKASGGAVPPGYYAHLGLLYGQQGKLDQFAQQMQTEKKQYPESETFMDFLLRNFKK